The Nocardia bhagyanarayanae region CGTCGAGGACACCGCGGGATTCGCGCTCAGGTGCTCCAGCACGAAACCGCGCAGCTCGTCGGTGTTCTCGGTGGCGACGTGGATGAGGTAGTCGTCGGCGCCCGCTATGAAGTACACGTTGAGCACCTCCGCGAGCGCCGCGAGCCGCTTGCCGAACTCGGCGAGGTGCTTGCGCGAATTCCCGTGCAGCCGTACCGCGATCATCGCCTGCAAGCCCCGGCCGAGCGCGGACGGATCGATGTCGGCGTGGAAGCCGCGGATCACGCCGCGCTCCACCAGTGCCCGCACCCGCCCGAGGCAGGTCGACGGCGCGATACCGGCCGCGGCCGCCAGCGCGTTGTTGGTCATGCGGCCGTCGCGCGCCAGCTCGTCGAGCAGGACGCGGTCGATGTCGTCGAGGGGGACCGGCGTGCGGCTACGGCGCGGCGGGGCCTGAGGTGGCGGTACCGGTGAATCTTTCCTGGTCACCGGCTCACGGTAGCGAATCCGATTCGATTCGAAAGTATTCATCCGAATAATCCTCGAGGCCCCGCCCGCGCCGCTCACTCGCGCGCCGAGCCGACGGCGTTCTGCGCGCCGGGAGCGGTCTGCTGGAGCTTGGAGTGGGTGCGCGAGCACCCGAGGTAGATCACCAGGCCGACCACCAGCCAGGTCCCGAAGCGCGCCCAGGTCTCCCACGGCAGCGACAGGATCAGCCACACCGAGAACACGACGCCGACGATCGGCACGACCGGCATGAACGGCAGCCGGAAGGTGCGCGGTACCTCGGGCCGGGTGTAGCGGAACACGAGCACCGCCACGCAGACCACCACGAACGCGCTCAGGATGCCGATGTTGGTGAGCTCGGCGACCAGGTTGATCGGCAGCAGCCCCGCGAGGATGGCCGACCCGATGCCGACGATCCACGTCACGCGGGTCGGCACCTTGCGCTCCGGATGGGTCTTGGCGAACCACTCGGGCAGCAGGCCGTCGCGGCTCATCGAGTACCAGACCCGGGTCACACCGAGCATGAAGGTGAGCACCACGGTGATGATGCCGACGATGGCGCCGACCGCGATGATGTTGGCGATGCCGGGCATGCCGACGGCCTCGAAGGCGCTGGAAAAGCCGCTCTCCGGGTCGATCTCGGTGTACTTCTGCATGCCGGTGAGCACCAGGGTCGCCAGCACGTACAGCACCATCGCGATGGCCAGCGAGTACAGGATCGCCTTGGGCAGGTGCTTCTTGCCGTCGACCGACTCCTCGGCCGCCGTGCTCATCGCGTCGTAGCCGAACACGGCGAAGAACACCGTGGCCGCGCCCGTCATCACCGCGCCGGTGCCGTACGGGAAGTACGGGGTGTAGTTCGAGCTGTCGATCTGGAAGACGCCGAGCACGATGATCAGCAGGACCAGGGCGACCTTGATGCCGACGGCCACCGTCTCGAACCGGCCGACGCTGCGGATACCGCGCGAGAGCACCCATGCCGTGCCGAGGCAGAACACCATCGCGAACACGTCGACGACGTGACCGTCACCGGTGCCGGAGGCGCCGAGCATCCAGTCGGGCAGCGTGATGCCCACCTGATCGAGCAGGAATCCGAAGTACCCGGAGACGCCGATCGCGACGACCGCCGCGACGGCGATGTACTCCAGCAGCAGATCCCATCCGATGAACCAGCCGACGAACTCGCCGAGCGAGACGTAGCCGTAGGTGTAGGCGGATCCCGCCTTCGGCACCATGCCGGCGAACTCCGCGTAACACAGCGCGGCCGCCGCGCTGGCCAGGCCCGCCACCAGGAAGGACAGCAGCACGGCCGGGCCGGTGGTCTTGTTGGCGACGCTGCCCGCGAGGGTGAAGATGCCCGCGCCGATGATGCCGCCGACGCCGATCGCGGTGAGTTGCCAGACGCCGAGGTGTTTGGCCAGCCGTTCGTCGGTGGGCGTCTCGTCCTCGACTGCGACGAGGGGTTTGCGGCGCAACATCTGGTGGCGCAACTCCGCGAGGGACATGCGGCTTCCTTTCTCCGCTGCGTTCCCGAGCGCCCGGGTCGCGGACGCACGGTAACGCAGATCACACTGGTGGCAGTCAGCTAATCGGACCACGAACGCGGTGTGATCGGTGAGTTGGATAAATAATGTTCCGCCCGGGTTGTCCGACTGGACAACGCCGGGCGGTCGGGACGGAGTCAGCGCCGGTTGGCGGGCGCCAGGGCGCGCAGGAAGAACACCAGGTTGGCGGGCCGTTCGGCGAGCCTGCGCATGAAGTAGCCGTACCACTGGTCGCCGTAGGGCAGATAGACCCGCACTCGATGGCTGTCCTCGGCGAGGCGGCGCTGCTCGGCGTCGCGGATGCCGTAGAGCATCTGGAACTCGAACTCGTCCGCCTTCCGGTCGACCTCGTCGGCGTAGCGCTGGGCCGCCGCGATCATCGCCGGGTCATGGGTGGCGACCATCGGATAGCCCGCGCCGTCCATCAGGATGCGCAGACACCGCAGATAGGCGGCGTCCACCTCGGCGGCCGACTGGTAGGCGACCGACTCCGGCTCCCGGTACGCGCCCTTGCACAACCGGATGCGGGACCCCGGGCCCGCGAAGTCGCGGCAGTCGGCCTCGGTGCGCCGCAGGTAGGCCTGGAGCACGGTGCCGGTGCCGGGGAAATCGACCCGGAGATCCCGCACGATCGACAGCGTCGAGTCGGTGGTGGTGTGGTCCTCGGCGTCGACGGTGACCGCGACCCCCGCGTCGTGCGCGGCCGCGCAGA contains the following coding sequences:
- a CDS encoding amino acid permease codes for the protein MSLAELRHQMLRRKPLVAVEDETPTDERLAKHLGVWQLTAIGVGGIIGAGIFTLAGSVANKTTGPAVLLSFLVAGLASAAAALCYAEFAGMVPKAGSAYTYGYVSLGEFVGWFIGWDLLLEYIAVAAVVAIGVSGYFGFLLDQVGITLPDWMLGASGTGDGHVVDVFAMVFCLGTAWVLSRGIRSVGRFETVAVGIKVALVLLIIVLGVFQIDSSNYTPYFPYGTGAVMTGAATVFFAVFGYDAMSTAAEESVDGKKHLPKAILYSLAIAMVLYVLATLVLTGMQKYTEIDPESGFSSAFEAVGMPGIANIIAVGAIVGIITVVLTFMLGVTRVWYSMSRDGLLPEWFAKTHPERKVPTRVTWIVGIGSAILAGLLPINLVAELTNIGILSAFVVVCVAVLVFRYTRPEVPRTFRLPFMPVVPIVGVVFSVWLILSLPWETWARFGTWLVVGLVIYLGCSRTHSKLQQTAPGAQNAVGSARE
- a CDS encoding proline dehydrogenase family protein; this encodes MPAGLLRPALLAAARSPRLERGVTRMRATRSLVDRFVAGSTEPQAIAATTALRSSGRFVTIDYLGEDTTDLGRARDTVAHYRALLTALAELPDATEPGTVRPLEVSLKLSALGQSLPRDGHRIALDNAREICAAAHDAGVAVTVDAEDHTTTDSTLSIVRDLRVDFPGTGTVLQAYLRRTEADCRDFAGPGSRIRLCKGAYREPESVAYQSAAEVDAAYLRCLRILMDGAGYPMVATHDPAMIAAAQRYADEVDRKADEFEFQMLYGIRDAEQRRLAEDSHRVRVYLPYGDQWYGYFMRRLAERPANLVFFLRALAPANRR
- a CDS encoding Lrp/AsnC family transcriptional regulator, with product MNTFESNRIRYREPVTRKDSPVPPPQAPPRRSRTPVPLDDIDRVLLDELARDGRMTNNALAAAAGIAPSTCLGRVRALVERGVIRGFHADIDPSALGRGLQAMIAVRLHGNSRKHLAEFGKRLAALAEVLNVYFIAGADDYLIHVATENTDELRGFVLEHLSANPAVSSTETILIFEHLRPQTPVH